CACCGTAGAGACGTTGCTTGCAACGTCTCCCCGGCGCGTAAACAACAAAGACGTAGCAAGCTACGTCTCTACGACCGGTGCCGCCCGAACGCGCGGCGACTGCGCGCAAAAAAAAGAACCGCCTCGCCGGAGCGAGGCGGTTTTTCCTCTGGTGTGAGGATTGCCGCGGGGCTGCGCTGGGGGAGGGCCGCAACCCCGCGTACAAAGCTATCGCGCGCCGCCGCCGGGCTGCTGCGCCGGCTGCGAGGTCTGCTCGCCGGTGTTGGTCATGAGCCGCACGTCCACGCGACGGTTCTGGGCGCGTCCGGCGGAACTCTTGTTGTCGGCGACCGGCTTATCTTCGCCCAGGCCGATGAGGTAGATCTTGTGCGCGGGCACGTTGGCCTTCCCCGCCAGGTACTGGATGACGGCCGATGCGCGGCGCTGGCTCAGATCGTAGTTGTAATCACGGTCGCCCACCGAGTCCGCTCCGCCCTCCACGGTGATGATGTAGTGCGGGGCGTTGGGAATCTCAGATGCAAGCTGGTCGAGCGCTTCTTCCGCTTTCTTCGTCAGATTGGCCTGGTTGAAGGCGAAGTGCACCGTGGTTTCCGCCACGGGATGATAGTTGTCCAGGTTGGCAACCGTGTTCTGCAGCGAGGTGACGCGGTTGCTGGCCTGGGTGGCGAGCTCCTGCGCCTGGCCGGCTTGCTGGCCGGCTGCCTGCGCCTTCTGGTCAGCGGCGGCGGCGCGCTGGTTGACGTCCGTGATGCCCTGCTGAGCGCGCGCGTCAACGTCCTTGATGGCGTTGGTGTTCTTCGCGGTCAGGTCATCGAGCTCGTTGGTCTTCTCGATGATGGGCGTGGTCTGCTGCTTGACGTATTTCTTGGTGCTGCAGCCGACCGAGGCAGCCAGGCCGAGCACGGTCGCAAATACCACGGCGTTGCGGGTCATGGGGAGAACTCCTTCCAAATCCTGCGGGCAGCTGGCGCCCGTCTTCGGCGAGTTGTCGCCGCCTTAGCGGATAGCACGCCGGTTTCCAATCGCGGGCCGGAATCGCGATGGCAACCATTTGAATCTAAGCTATTTACTCGAACAACGCCAGGGGTTTAGCGGGCCCGTGCCGGGCTGCCGGGCACAAACCGCCGAGCAGGATAGAATTTTTACAGGTCAAGGGCCGGGCGCGGGAAGCCGATGCGAGGCCTCGCGGTGCTCGGCTCAAGATCGTCCCCGGGCGGTTTTCAAGAGAAATGGACATTCGCCAGAAAATCCGCACCCTGCCGACCAGCCCCGGCGTGTATCTGTACAGGAACGCCGAGGGCGAAGTCATCTACGTCGGCAAGGCGAAGAACCTGCGCAGCCGCGTGCGCTCGTACTTTCTGGAGGGACGCGCGGAAGACGCCAAAACCGGCACGCTGCTGCGCGAGGCGGTGGACGTTGACTACATCGTGGTGGACAACGCCGGCGAGGCGCTGGCGCTGGAAAACAACCTCATCAAGCAGAAGAAGCCGCGCTTCAACATCCTGCTGCGCGACGACAAGACGTATCCGTACATCAAGCTGACGCTGGGCGAGCGGTATCCGCGCGTGTACGTGACGCGCCGGCTGCGCAAAGATGGCAGCGCCTGCTACGGCCCGTACTTCCCTGCGAGCCTGGCCTATCGGATCGTGGACTTGATTCACCGGCATTTTCTGGTGCCGTCGTGCACGGTGGATTTGACGCGCGAGCACCCGCGTCCGTGCTTGCAGTACTACATCGGGCGATGTCTGGGACCGTGCGTCGCCGGCCTGACCACGCCTGCCGCGTACGCCGAAGCCGTGCGCGACGTGAAGCTGTTCCTCGAAGGCCGCCATGCCGACCTGAGCAAGTCGCTGCGCGCGCGCATGGAGCTGGCAGCCCAGCGGGAGCAGTACGAGCTGGCGGCGAAGTATCGTGATCTGATCGTCACCGTGGAGCAGCTCGACGAGAAGCAGCGCATGGCGGCGGTGGGCGGTGACGATGCCGACGTGTTCGGCTATCACTTCGAGAACGGCATGCTCGCGGTCAACCTGTTCCACATGCGCCGCGGCAAGGTGCTGGACCGGCGCGAGTTGTTCTGGGAGGACCTGCCGGAGTTCGCCATGGCGGGGCCGGAGTCGGCCGAAGGAGACGTTGCAAGCGACGTCTCGAGAGAAAACACGGCGACGCGCGACGAGTTCCATCCGGAGGGATTTTTCTCGGCGCTGCTGAAGCAGATCTACATTGACCAGCAGTATGTGCCGCGGACGATTTACGTTCCGGTCGACTTCGAAGACCGCGCGGAACTGGAAGACCTGCTCAGCGAAAAGCGCGGCACGCGGGTGGAGATTGCCGTGCCCCAGCGCGGCGAGAAACGTTCGCTCATTGACCTGGTGGCGCGCAACGCCAAGCAGGGCTTCGATCAGCGCTTCCGCGTGATGAAGCCGGGCATGCGCGCCATCCAGGAGGCGTTGCAGGACGTGTTGCTGCTGCCGTCGCTGCCGAAGCGAATTGAATGCTTCGATATTTCCCACATACAGGGCGCGGAAACGGTCGCGTCCATGGTGGTGTGGGAAGACGGCAAGATGAAGAAGTCCGACTATCGCAAGTTCATCATCCGCGGGATCAACGGCGTGGACGATTTCGCCAGCATGCGCGAGGTGGTGGAGCGCCGCTACAAGCGCGTGCAGGCGGAAAAGCGGCCGATGCCGAGTCTGGTGCTGGTCGATGGCGGCGTTGGGCAGCTGCACTCCGCGGCGGCGGCGCTGGAGTCGCTGCAGATCGTGACCCAGCCGCTGGCGGCGATCGCCAAGCGCGAAGAGATCATCTACGTGCACGGGCAGGAGGATGAACCGGTCGTCCTCGACCACCACTCGCCGGTGCTGCACCTGGTGCAGACCATCCGCGACGAAGCACACCGCTTCGCCGTCGGCTTCCACCGCCAGCGACGCGCGATCCGCGACCGCAATTCCGAGCTGCTGGAGATTCCCGGCATCGGGGCGCGAACACGCCAGCGTCTGCTGGCGCACTTCGGCTCGCTGCGCGCCGTGCAGCAGGCCGACGCAGCCGCGCTCGCCGCCGTGGTCAACAAGAGTCAGGCGCAGGCGATCATGGAACATTTCCAAAAGACAACTTAAGACAGAGAGGACGCAGAGGAATGCTGGTTCTTCCGTTTGTCCGCGTCCTCTGCGTCCTCCTGTCTTAATTCTTTTTTCGCGATTCGAGCTGCTGGAGCAGGTAGACGCGGATGTTCTCCGCCAGGCGCGACGTGCGGAGCACCTCGCGCAGCACCGAAGACGGCAGCGCCTGCGCGACGGTGATGGCCGTGGCCAGCGGCGTGTTGGGATTGCGCAGCAGGGCGATGCGAATCTCACGGCGCAGCGACCACTTGGTGTGCGCCGCCACGGACTTGATGAGCGCGGTGGGGATTTCGTCCCTCATCAGGGCGGGAACGATGAGGGCTTCCGTCATCTGCGGATTGTCGAGCGCGGCCGAGATGATGCGCGCCTCGGGATCGAGCAGCAGCGCAGCAGCAACGCGTCCGGAGGCGCGGCGCGAGAGCGCCAGCCGCTCTCCGGAAGAAATGCTCTCCAAACGATTGATGATGGCTTCTTCGGCCGCCATCTTCAGATCAACGGCGATTCCCGGCGTCAGCGCGAGCTGCATCAGTTCGAAGGTGTAGAGTCGGCGCGCGATTGGCAGCGATAGATGC
This is a stretch of genomic DNA from Terriglobales bacterium. It encodes these proteins:
- a CDS encoding OmpA family protein, which encodes MTRNAVVFATVLGLAASVGCSTKKYVKQQTTPIIEKTNELDDLTAKNTNAIKDVDARAQQGITDVNQRAAAADQKAQAAGQQAGQAQELATQASNRVTSLQNTVANLDNYHPVAETTVHFAFNQANLTKKAEEALDQLASEIPNAPHYIITVEGGADSVGDRDYNYDLSQRRASAVIQYLAGKANVPAHKIYLIGLGEDKPVADNKSSAGRAQNRRVDVRLMTNTGEQTSQPAQQPGGGAR
- the uvrC gene encoding excinuclease ABC subunit UvrC; this encodes MDIRQKIRTLPTSPGVYLYRNAEGEVIYVGKAKNLRSRVRSYFLEGRAEDAKTGTLLREAVDVDYIVVDNAGEALALENNLIKQKKPRFNILLRDDKTYPYIKLTLGERYPRVYVTRRLRKDGSACYGPYFPASLAYRIVDLIHRHFLVPSCTVDLTREHPRPCLQYYIGRCLGPCVAGLTTPAAYAEAVRDVKLFLEGRHADLSKSLRARMELAAQREQYELAAKYRDLIVTVEQLDEKQRMAAVGGDDADVFGYHFENGMLAVNLFHMRRGKVLDRRELFWEDLPEFAMAGPESAEGDVASDVSRENTATRDEFHPEGFFSALLKQIYIDQQYVPRTIYVPVDFEDRAELEDLLSEKRGTRVEIAVPQRGEKRSLIDLVARNAKQGFDQRFRVMKPGMRAIQEALQDVLLLPSLPKRIECFDISHIQGAETVASMVVWEDGKMKKSDYRKFIIRGINGVDDFASMREVVERRYKRVQAEKRPMPSLVLVDGGVGQLHSAAAALESLQIVTQPLAAIAKREEIIYVHGQEDEPVVLDHHSPVLHLVQTIRDEAHRFAVGFHRQRRAIRDRNSELLEIPGIGARTRQRLLAHFGSLRAVQQADAAALAAVVNKSQAQAIMEHFQKTT